The Silvibacterium dinghuense region CTCCATGGTCTCCGTCGGATCTCCCTGGCGGACTAGCGCACGATGCGCAGCATGCGGCTCCAGCGCGCAAAATCCGCGATCCTGTTGGCTACTTCCTCGTGTCCGAGTTTATCATTCGCCGCCTGGCCGGCCCGGACCTGAGGAAACTCCGGCAGGTCGGTCGTCGAAGGCTGGCGCAGCGAAAAATAGATCAGGAATGGCCGCCCCACAATGTTCTCCCGCGGCACAAAGCCCCAATAGCGGCTGTCGCGGCTGTGGTTACGATTGTCCCCCAGCACAAAGTAGCTGTCCGCCGGAACCACCAGTTCGCCGTTCTGTACCTCCGCGCGCAGGTGCTGGAACCAGTGCGGATCGATACCGGGGTTCGTATAACCGCCTGCCGGAAACTGATCGCGGAAGCTATCCTCCTCGGCGGTCTCATACACGGCATGCGGCTCGGTAAGCGCCTTGCCGTTGCGATACACCACGCCGTTCACGAACCGGATGCGGTCGCCCGGTACGCCGACCACCCGCTTGACCACATGCTCGGGCGGATTCAGGGGGAAATGGAAGACCACGATATCGCCGTCAGCAACATCCTTATAGGGCAGCAGGTGACGCCAGATGCTGGATGTCCCGCCATAAATCGTCTTGTTCACCAGCAGGAAATCGCCAACCAGAAGCGTCCGCTCCATGGATTCGGAGGGAATCCGGAAGGGCTGCAGGATGAACGTCAGCGCAAAGAGCGCGACGACGATGATGGTTAGCAGCGAGCGCACCGCCTCGAACGGCGAGGGGTAGATGACATGCAGCACATGCGGAGGCTTCTGCGCAGCGGATGGCTGCTCTTCGGCCGGAATGGCATTGCCGGGCATGCTCACCGCTGACGCTCCAGCAGAGCTTCCGGCTCCTCATCCCCATCCAGCTCCGGATCATCTCCGGCGAGCCCTTGCGCCTCGCGCTCCAGGCGCAGCAGCGCACGCCGCGCGGCCTCCTGCTCGGCCTTCTTCTTGGTATTGCCCGAGCCGCGCGCCAATGGACGCCCCTGCTCGCCGGCGATACTTACTTCCACAAGAAACTTCTTCCGATGGTCGGGGCCGCTTTCCGCCCGCACCTGGTACTCCGGCTGTCCCAGCTTCTGCGCCTGCACCCGTTCCTGCAATGCTGACTTGTGATCGCCGATGCTGCCGCCGCCCAACAGGCGCCCGCGCAGTTCCTCTACCGACGGAGCAATCACTTCGCGAATCACGAACTGCCGCGTGAATTCCAGCCCCGCGTCGAGATAGAGAGCCGCAATCACCGCCTCCATGCAATTGGCCAGCAGCGCATGCTTCTTCCGCCCTCCGCTGCGCTCTTCTCCCTTGCCCAGCAACATGGAATCGCCCAGCTTGAGACCAATCGCCACTTCGCCCAGATGCCGCCGGCTGACCAGTTCGGCGCGCAGCCGCGTCAGCTGCCCTTCATCCAGACCGGGATAGCGCTGGCACAGCTCCTCCGCGGCGAGAAAGCCTAGCACCGCGTCGCCCAGAAATTCGAGCTGCTCATTGTCCGAGGATGGATCGTGCACAGGCTCCGGCTGGCTGGCCGCGACCTTCCCGGCGGGAGCGACAGCATGAGCCAGATTCTGCTCATACGCGAGCGAGCGGTGGGTCAGAGCGCGAGCCAGCAGCCCGGAGCGCTCGAAGCAATGACCCAGCCGGTGCTCCAGGTCACTAAACTGGCTTCCGGACCGGCCACTGTTTTCCGCATCCTGGCGTGACACGCGCTTCAGAACTGCTCCTTCCGGACTTCCGCCCGATCTCTCTGCCTGAATTCCTTCTCCACACGCGCCGGTTTATCGAGAGCGACGCAAATATCGCTCCCGATCATACGTCCCGGGTATTCAGCACACCAGATACTTCAACGGCTTCCGCGATTAACGCTGCGGCTGGCTGTTTTGTGGCGCGGCCTGGGTGCTGCCGGAATCCGGGGATGCCGTGCCCTGCGGCTTGGCCGGAGCCTTGCCGTCATCCTCCGCATCGCTATCCGACTCCTCATGCTTCGGCAGCGTGAACGGCGCCTTTACGCCCTTTTCCGCGGCAGCCTTGGTATCCGGCTGGCCGTCGCGCACGGTGAGCGCAGCCTTGTACTCGGCCACGGCCTGGTCGCGCTCCTCTTCCACGTCGAGAATGCGGC contains the following coding sequences:
- the lepB gene encoding signal peptidase I, yielding MPGNAIPAEEQPSAAQKPPHVLHVIYPSPFEAVRSLLTIIVVALFALTFILQPFRIPSESMERTLLVGDFLLVNKTIYGGTSSIWRHLLPYKDVADGDIVVFHFPLNPPEHVVKRVVGVPGDRIRFVNGVVYRNGKALTEPHAVYETAEEDSFRDQFPAGGYTNPGIDPHWFQHLRAEVQNGELVVPADSYFVLGDNRNHSRDSRYWGFVPRENIVGRPFLIYFSLRQPSTTDLPEFPQVRAGQAANDKLGHEEVANRIADFARWSRMLRIVR
- the rnc gene encoding ribonuclease III, coding for MSRQDAENSGRSGSQFSDLEHRLGHCFERSGLLARALTHRSLAYEQNLAHAVAPAGKVAASQPEPVHDPSSDNEQLEFLGDAVLGFLAAEELCQRYPGLDEGQLTRLRAELVSRRHLGEVAIGLKLGDSMLLGKGEERSGGRKKHALLANCMEAVIAALYLDAGLEFTRQFVIREVIAPSVEELRGRLLGGGSIGDHKSALQERVQAQKLGQPEYQVRAESGPDHRKKFLVEVSIAGEQGRPLARGSGNTKKKAEQEAARRALLRLEREAQGLAGDDPELDGDEEPEALLERQR